A genomic stretch from Candidatus Omnitrophota bacterium includes:
- a CDS encoding four helix bundle protein: protein MAYTFKNIKVWQRAHSLVLEIYKVTKTFPKNEQYGLSAQVRRSASSIATNIVEGYKRRSRKEFNHFLNIADSSLEETKYHLLLSLELFYLSRQDYEKLSVLSDEVGRMLAGFQKSLKLTTYNL, encoded by the coding sequence ATGGCATATACGTTTAAGAATATAAAAGTGTGGCAGAGGGCGCATAGCTTGGTTTTGGAAATATATAAGGTTACGAAAACATTTCCAAAGAATGAGCAATATGGGCTATCGGCACAAGTAAGAAGGTCGGCTTCGTCGATTGCCACTAATATCGTTGAAGGATATAAAAGGCGTAGCCGTAAGGAGTTCAATCATTTTCTCAATATTGCAGATAGCTCCTTAGAAGAGACTAAGTATCATTTACTGCTATCATTAGAGTTATTTTATTTAAGCAGGCAAGATTATGAGAAATTATCGGTATTATCAGATGAAGTGGGACGAATGCTGGCCGGCTTTCAAAAAAGCTTAAAACTTACAACTTATAACTTATGA
- the recA gene encoding recombinase RecA has protein sequence MVKTKVKEKDSVKEEKKEDIKDATQEQKAQEQKTKALDLALEHIEKQFGKGSIMKLGQDFKLDVPAISTGSVTIDVALGVGGVPRGRVIEIFGPESSGKTTLTLSIIANAQRAGGQAAFIDAEHAFDAAYAKKLGVNLDNLLMSQPDTGEQALEITETLVRSNAVDVIVVDSVAALTPRAEIEGDMGDSHMGLQARLMSQALRKLSGVIAKSKTCVIFINQIREKIGVMFGNPETTPGGRALKFYSSVRIDLRRIASLKKGEEVVGNRVRASIVKNKVAPPFRKAEFDIMYDEGISKSGSVLDMAEILGVTQKSGSWVLYGEEKLGQGKENARVYLKENPRMMQKLEKEILEKSIK, from the coding sequence ATGGTCAAGACCAAAGTTAAGGAAAAAGATTCGGTAAAGGAAGAGAAGAAAGAAGACATTAAGGATGCCACACAGGAACAGAAGGCGCAGGAGCAGAAGACAAAAGCTCTCGACCTTGCGCTGGAACATATCGAAAAACAGTTCGGGAAAGGCTCTATAATGAAGCTTGGGCAGGATTTCAAGCTCGACGTGCCGGCGATCTCGACAGGCTCGGTCACTATCGACGTCGCCCTTGGCGTTGGCGGAGTGCCGCGCGGCAGGGTCATCGAGATATTCGGGCCGGAATCGAGCGGAAAGACTACGCTTACTTTAAGCATAATCGCGAACGCCCAGAGGGCGGGAGGACAGGCCGCGTTTATAGACGCGGAGCACGCTTTCGACGCGGCTTATGCCAAAAAGCTCGGCGTTAACCTCGATAATCTCCTGATGTCGCAGCCTGATACCGGTGAGCAGGCGCTCGAGATAACGGAGACTCTCGTCCGGTCGAATGCCGTCGATGTCATAGTAGTGGACTCGGTCGCCGCGCTCACACCAAGGGCTGAGATTGAGGGCGATATGGGAGATTCTCATATGGGGCTCCAGGCGCGCCTCATGAGCCAGGCCTTAAGGAAACTGTCGGGCGTAATTGCCAAGTCCAAGACCTGCGTCATATTCATAAACCAGATACGCGAAAAGATCGGCGTCATGTTCGGGAACCCCGAAACTACGCCGGGCGGCAGGGCGCTCAAGTTCTACTCGTCTGTCAGGATAGACCTGCGCCGCATCGCATCGCTTAAGAAGGGCGAGGAGGTTGTGGGTAACCGCGTAAGGGCCTCGATCGTAAAGAATAAGGTGGCGCCGCCGTTCAGGAAAGCCGAATTCGACATAATGTACGATGAAGGCATATCGAAGTCCGGAAGCGTGCTCGATATGGCCGAGATCCTTGGCGTGACCCAGAAGAGCGGGTCATGGGTCCTATACGGCGAAGAGAAGCTGGGGCAGGGCAAGGAGAACGCCAGGGTATATCTTAAGGAAAATCCCAGGATGATGCAAAAGCTGGAGAAAGAGATACTGGAAAAGTCGATTAAGTAA